Proteins encoded together in one Streptomyces umbrinus window:
- a CDS encoding class I SAM-dependent methyltransferase has protein sequence MDATHRTDDEQAARWNGPAASAWVEAQALVNGVLKPFEDLLVEAMSADQEGHVLGEGGRVLDVGCGTGSTTLAVARRLGAAGHIVGVDVSEPMLAAARALAEQTDTSASFIHADAQEYAFEPATYDAVMSRFGVMFFKDSVRAFANLRRAAKDGAALRFIAWRGPAENPFMTTAERAAAPLLPNLPARRPDEPGQFAFADADRVRRILAEAGWTGIDIQPKDVTCTLPESELIRYFSRFGPLGLILGEADEQTRARVVETVRAAFDPFVHGTEVRFTAASWLVGARASSE, from the coding sequence ATGGACGCCACGCACAGGACCGATGACGAGCAGGCGGCACGCTGGAACGGGCCCGCCGCCAGTGCCTGGGTCGAGGCGCAGGCACTGGTGAACGGCGTGCTCAAGCCCTTTGAGGACCTCCTCGTCGAAGCGATGTCCGCCGATCAGGAAGGCCATGTGCTCGGCGAGGGAGGCCGTGTGCTCGACGTCGGCTGCGGCACCGGCTCCACCACCCTTGCCGTGGCGCGGCGGCTAGGTGCGGCAGGGCACATCGTCGGCGTCGACGTTTCCGAGCCGATGCTCGCCGCGGCCCGTGCGCTCGCCGAGCAGACGGATACGTCGGCGTCCTTCATCCACGCCGACGCGCAGGAGTACGCGTTCGAGCCCGCCACCTACGACGCGGTCATGTCGCGCTTCGGCGTCATGTTCTTCAAGGACTCCGTCCGGGCCTTCGCGAACCTGCGGCGTGCCGCGAAGGACGGGGCCGCGCTCCGGTTCATCGCGTGGCGCGGCCCGGCGGAGAATCCGTTCATGACGACGGCCGAACGCGCCGCGGCACCGCTCCTCCCGAACCTCCCCGCCCGCCGGCCGGACGAGCCGGGGCAGTTCGCCTTCGCGGACGCGGACAGGGTCCGGCGCATCCTGGCGGAGGCCGGCTGGACCGGGATCGACATCCAGCCGAAGGACGTGACCTGCACGCTCCCCGAGAGCGAGTTGATCCGCTACTTCTCCCGGTTCGGTCCACTCGGCCTGATCCTGGGCGAGGCGGACGAGCAGACCCGCGCGCGGGTCGTCGAAACGGTCCGCGCCGCCTTCGACCCTTTTGTGCATGGCACGGAAGTCCGCTTCACCGCCGCCAGTTGGCTGGTCGGAGCCCGGGCATCGTCCGAGTGA
- a CDS encoding helix-turn-helix domain-containing protein has product MTDLDISEVAHRAGVPASTLRFYEEKGLIAPTGRRGLRRQYDPGVLERLALIALGRTAGFSLHEIALMIAPDGQPRIDRQMLTDKAEELDRTIRELGVLRDSLRHAAACPAPSHMECPTFRRILKAAVSGVVGVPRKRAPGPP; this is encoded by the coding sequence ATGACAGACCTGGACATCTCCGAGGTGGCGCACCGCGCCGGGGTTCCCGCCTCGACGCTGCGGTTCTACGAGGAGAAGGGGCTCATCGCCCCGACCGGCCGGCGGGGCCTGCGCCGTCAGTACGATCCCGGCGTACTGGAGCGCCTGGCGCTGATCGCGTTGGGGCGGACCGCCGGGTTCTCGCTCCACGAGATCGCGCTCATGATCGCGCCCGACGGGCAGCCACGCATCGACCGGCAGATGCTCACGGACAAGGCGGAGGAGCTGGACAGGACGATCCGCGAACTCGGCGTCCTGCGCGATTCCCTGCGGCACGCCGCCGCCTGTCCCGCGCCGAGCCATATGGAGTGCCCCACCTTCCGCCGCATTCTCAAGGCCGCCGTCTCCGGCGTCGTCGGAGTCCCGAGGAAACGGGCTCCGGGGCCACCGTGA
- a CDS encoding epoxide hydrolase family protein, with product MSDASPRPEPFTPHTDPAVLEDLRTRLRATRWPDAPEDAGWSLGTDIAYLRELTAYWADGFDWPAQEAALARLPRFRVPLGGLGIHFVHARAVAPTGPVLPLVLSHGWPDSFWRYTKVVPLLTDPGAHGGDPADAFDVVVPDAPGFGYSDRPTGPPLDSIAVAGLWAELMGVLGYERFGAAGGDIGSHVSRYLALDHPDRVAAVHRMDGGLPVYTGDPADLAPEERAWIEGVAAWSAIEGAYAAMHRTKPQTAAVGLTDSPAGLAAWIVEKLRAWSDCDGDIERAFTKDEILTNVTLYWLTGTIGSSMRMYNANGAIPPAQLARRVEVPSGFSLFRGDIVRPPRAWLERTTNAVRVTEPPRGGHFAPFEEPESYAEEVRAFFRPFRAAATAAAAASG from the coding sequence ATGTCGGACGCTTCGCCCCGCCCCGAGCCGTTCACACCACACACCGATCCCGCGGTGCTGGAAGACCTCCGTACGCGGCTGCGCGCGACGCGCTGGCCGGATGCGCCCGAGGACGCCGGGTGGTCGCTCGGCACCGACATCGCCTACCTCCGCGAGCTGACCGCCTACTGGGCGGACGGGTTCGACTGGCCCGCGCAGGAGGCGGCGCTCGCCCGACTGCCCCGCTTCCGCGTCCCGCTCGGCGGCCTGGGCATCCACTTCGTACACGCCCGGGCAGTCGCGCCGACCGGGCCCGTCCTGCCGCTCGTCCTCAGCCATGGTTGGCCGGACTCGTTCTGGCGCTATACGAAGGTCGTCCCGCTCCTCACCGATCCCGGCGCGCACGGCGGCGACCCTGCCGACGCGTTCGACGTGGTTGTTCCCGACGCGCCGGGCTTCGGGTACTCCGACCGTCCCACGGGCCCGCCGCTCGACTCCATCGCCGTCGCCGGACTGTGGGCCGAGCTCATGGGTGTCCTCGGCTACGAGCGGTTCGGTGCGGCGGGCGGGGACATCGGCAGCCATGTGAGCCGCTACCTCGCGCTGGACCACCCCGACCGGGTCGCGGCCGTCCACCGTATGGACGGCGGCCTGCCCGTATACACCGGAGACCCGGCGGACCTCGCGCCCGAGGAACGCGCCTGGATCGAGGGCGTCGCTGCCTGGAGCGCGATCGAAGGCGCCTACGCCGCCATGCACCGCACGAAGCCCCAGACCGCCGCCGTCGGGCTCACCGACTCGCCGGCCGGGCTCGCCGCGTGGATCGTCGAGAAGCTCCGGGCGTGGAGCGACTGCGACGGTGACATCGAGCGGGCGTTCACCAAGGACGAGATCCTCACGAACGTCACGCTCTACTGGCTTACGGGGACGATCGGTTCGTCGATGCGCATGTACAACGCGAACGGCGCGATCCCGCCCGCGCAACTCGCCCGCCGGGTCGAGGTACCGTCCGGCTTCTCACTCTTCCGCGGCGACATCGTGCGCCCACCGCGGGCCTGGCTCGAACGCACCACGAACGCCGTACGCGTGACCGAACCCCCGCGCGGCGGGCACTTCGCACCGTTCGAGGAACCCGAGTCGTACGCGGAAGAGGTGCGCGCGTTCTTCCGCCCGTTCCGGGCAGCGGCGACGGCAGCGGCAGCCGCATCGGGCTGA
- a CDS encoding glycoside hydrolase family 3 protein, with protein sequence MVSSKHSKELRRLALSVLQPGFVGTEAPDWVLREIGDGLASVVLFSRNIVSLDQVARLTAQLRAENPELIIAIDEEAGDVTRIESATGSTRPGNFALGTVDDTELTESVAAGLGRQLRAIGVSLDYAPSADVNSNPDNPIIGVRSFGVDPKVVSRHTAAWIRGLQSAGVAACAKHFPGHGDVAVDSHHGLPTYGADRDEIAAQALPPFRAALDAGVRAVMSGHLLVPAYDRDLPATLSPRILGDLLRGELGFEGMTVTDAIEMGAVADLYGIDGATVKAVAAGADAVCVGGENAEEATVGLLAGALADAVASGDLTRERLEEAAGRVRAFADWSAGLVKADTVDAISNDIGFTAARRAIRLAGAARDALPLSAAPHVVEFVATTNLAIGKETPWGVAAPLSERLPGTTTVRVRHQELDSHPAAMSALKTCALEPAAGRPLVVVVRDASRHEWMARALADLIAARPDAIVVEMGLPSAAVPGAVQIFTHGATAASGVAAAEVLAGAR encoded by the coding sequence ATGGTCTCCAGCAAGCACAGCAAGGAGTTGCGGCGGCTGGCGCTCTCCGTCCTGCAGCCGGGGTTCGTGGGCACCGAGGCACCGGACTGGGTTCTGCGCGAGATCGGCGACGGGCTCGCATCCGTCGTGCTCTTCTCCCGCAACATCGTCTCACTGGACCAGGTCGCCCGACTGACCGCGCAACTGCGCGCGGAAAACCCCGAGTTGATCATCGCCATCGACGAGGAGGCCGGCGACGTCACCAGGATCGAGTCCGCGACCGGCTCCACCCGGCCGGGCAACTTCGCCCTCGGAACCGTCGACGACACCGAGCTCACCGAGTCCGTCGCCGCCGGCCTCGGCCGCCAACTGCGCGCCATCGGCGTGAGTCTCGACTACGCGCCCAGCGCGGACGTCAACTCCAACCCCGACAACCCGATCATCGGGGTCAGGTCCTTCGGCGTCGACCCGAAGGTGGTGTCCCGGCACACCGCCGCATGGATCCGGGGACTCCAGTCGGCCGGCGTCGCCGCCTGCGCCAAGCACTTCCCCGGCCACGGCGACGTCGCCGTCGACTCCCACCACGGCCTGCCCACGTACGGTGCCGACCGCGACGAGATCGCAGCCCAGGCCCTGCCACCGTTCCGGGCCGCCCTGGACGCGGGTGTTCGCGCGGTGATGAGCGGCCACCTCCTGGTCCCCGCGTACGATCGCGACCTGCCCGCCACGCTCAGCCCGCGCATCCTGGGCGACCTGCTCCGCGGGGAGCTCGGGTTCGAGGGGATGACGGTCACCGACGCCATCGAGATGGGTGCCGTCGCCGACCTCTACGGGATCGACGGCGCCACGGTGAAAGCGGTCGCCGCCGGTGCCGACGCGGTCTGTGTCGGCGGCGAGAACGCCGAGGAGGCCACCGTCGGCCTCCTCGCCGGCGCCCTCGCCGACGCCGTGGCCTCCGGTGACCTCACCCGGGAGCGGCTGGAGGAAGCAGCCGGGCGGGTACGGGCGTTCGCCGACTGGTCGGCCGGCCTGGTCAAGGCCGACACCGTCGACGCGATCAGCAACGACATCGGCTTCACGGCCGCCCGTCGCGCCATCCGGCTGGCCGGAGCGGCACGGGACGCCCTGCCCCTGTCCGCCGCGCCGCACGTGGTGGAGTTCGTGGCCACCACCAACCTGGCCATCGGCAAGGAGACCCCCTGGGGTGTCGCCGCCCCGCTGAGCGAACGGCTGCCCGGCACGACCACAGTCCGGGTGCGGCACCAGGAGTTGGACTCACACCCCGCCGCCATGAGCGCCCTGAAGACCTGCGCGCTGGAACCGGCCGCCGGGCGCCCCCTCGTCGTTGTCGTCAGGGACGCCTCCCGGCACGAGTGGATGGCCCGCGCCCTCGCGGACCTCATCGCGGCGCGTCCCGACGCGATCGTCGTGGAGATGGGTCTGCCGAGTGCCGCTGTTCCGGGGGCGGTTCAGATCTTCACGCATGGCGCCACCGCTGCTTCCGGGGTGGCCGCCGCGGAGGTGCTGGCGGGGGCGCGGTAG
- a CDS encoding phytanoyl-CoA dioxygenase family protein — protein MPMPDDYLHRAASRVPYFSSDGETYLAQTPLRDLKKTVPLRVLSEEDLALWQTYGYVVVKQAIPASAARSLLDFSWDFQGLDPERPDTWYEDREYRSDLDRDLHIYGFVEAYQHQLLWDSRQAQRVYDAFVDVWDCEELWVTLDRLNLNPPNIKNRDRALIPRTDEGFDIELHWDVDTTLGIPPQRVQGIIALNDTSPELGGFQCCPELFRQLDRWKALQPDDRDPIRPRIDKAEFPVVRPELEAGDLLIFNGLLAHGVAPNTSTRNGVRAVQYLSMMPALETHRTLRDSRVESWRTLSTPDWNATLLGDATRHESLRYGRAELSDLGAKLLGLASWNGPELDEPVGEAACAEYV, from the coding sequence ATGCCCATGCCTGACGACTATCTCCATCGAGCCGCGTCTCGCGTCCCCTACTTCAGTTCGGACGGCGAGACCTATCTGGCGCAGACCCCGCTGCGCGACCTCAAGAAGACAGTCCCGCTCAGGGTGCTGTCCGAGGAAGACCTGGCCTTATGGCAGACCTACGGCTACGTCGTGGTGAAGCAGGCCATCCCCGCCTCCGCTGCCCGAAGCCTGCTGGACTTCAGCTGGGACTTCCAAGGACTCGACCCCGAGCGTCCGGACACCTGGTACGAGGATCGCGAGTACCGCTCGGACCTGGACCGTGACCTGCACATCTACGGGTTCGTCGAGGCCTACCAGCACCAACTCCTCTGGGACAGCCGCCAGGCGCAGCGCGTCTACGACGCCTTCGTCGACGTATGGGACTGCGAAGAACTGTGGGTGACCCTCGACCGGCTCAACCTGAACCCGCCCAACATCAAGAACCGCGACCGGGCCCTCATCCCGCGTACGGACGAGGGCTTCGACATCGAGCTGCACTGGGACGTCGACACCACGCTCGGCATACCGCCGCAGCGGGTCCAGGGGATCATCGCGCTCAACGACACCAGTCCGGAACTCGGCGGCTTCCAGTGCTGCCCCGAGCTGTTCCGGCAACTGGACCGGTGGAAGGCACTTCAGCCGGACGACCGTGACCCGATCCGGCCCAGGATCGACAAGGCCGAATTCCCCGTCGTACGACCGGAACTCGAAGCCGGCGACCTGCTGATCTTCAACGGCCTCCTGGCACACGGAGTGGCCCCCAACACCTCCACCCGCAACGGCGTGCGGGCGGTGCAGTACCTGTCGATGATGCCTGCGCTGGAGACCCACCGGACCCTCAGGGACTCACGGGTCGAGTCATGGCGCACCCTCAGCACACCGGACTGGAACGCGACCCTGCTCGGCGACGCCACGCGACACGAGTCCCTGAGGTACGGCAGGGCCGAACTCAGCGACCTGGGCGCCAAGTTGCTGGGACTCGCGTCCTGGAACGGTCCGGAACTGGACGAGCCGGTCGGAGAAGCGGCATGCGCAGAATATGTCTGA
- a CDS encoding DUF6271 family protein: MRRICLTLPTNRPCSATIEAIGEEAAYAAEHFDTEVHLLILDSCDAPAHAEHAETVRRLPVGPRIVVHHLDEARQRDFLQRAIGRAGATKPDLLLEMMLPAGLSYGACTNRAFLIGAALGCESVHRRDSDSRYQVVNGETVFPIHHELTSLGRRAADAAHDVTENALATQHADKRVAMVGSSFVGELSVDIGSILRIDPDVYYDLVSLWAPGHWSAEQKRELVDESFRGAGTDPFARDHSTLALVDPMRVDMCNISFHGVHEHVPLPPATDTIGSDYFLIHLVHDAALPGVLHNRNIVNFYTGERRTDAGFTAYQMRYVKFLLSMLYFNVVYDGMAEAGPELTDERGQVRASVVARLVTESTRLDRMENVQRLDALDTAYRKLGGAYAKFADHLATRREQLLDEARSDMEDFALLTEAWGPLVHAARHTPVHTSPGRPG, from the coding sequence ATGCGCAGAATATGTCTGACCCTTCCCACCAACAGGCCCTGTTCCGCGACGATCGAGGCCATCGGTGAGGAAGCGGCCTACGCGGCCGAGCACTTCGACACCGAGGTGCACCTGCTGATCCTGGACTCCTGCGACGCACCCGCCCACGCGGAACACGCCGAGACCGTGCGCCGCCTCCCCGTCGGCCCGCGGATCGTCGTACACCACCTCGACGAGGCGCGGCAGCGGGACTTCCTCCAGCGGGCGATCGGCCGGGCCGGGGCCACGAAGCCCGACCTCCTGCTGGAAATGATGCTCCCCGCGGGCCTCTCCTACGGTGCCTGCACCAACCGGGCGTTCCTCATCGGTGCCGCGCTCGGCTGCGAGTCCGTGCACCGCAGGGACTCCGACAGCCGGTACCAGGTCGTGAACGGCGAGACCGTCTTCCCCATCCATCACGAACTCACCTCGCTCGGCCGACGCGCGGCCGACGCCGCGCACGACGTCACCGAGAACGCCCTGGCCACACAGCACGCGGACAAGCGGGTCGCGATGGTGGGCAGCTCCTTCGTGGGCGAACTGTCCGTGGACATCGGCTCGATCCTCCGGATCGACCCGGACGTCTACTACGACCTGGTCAGCCTCTGGGCACCCGGCCACTGGTCGGCCGAGCAGAAGAGGGAACTCGTCGACGAGTCCTTCCGCGGCGCGGGCACGGACCCGTTCGCCCGGGACCACTCGACGCTCGCCCTGGTCGACCCCATGCGCGTGGACATGTGCAACATCAGCTTCCACGGGGTGCACGAACACGTGCCGCTGCCACCGGCCACCGACACCATCGGCAGCGACTACTTCCTGATCCACCTGGTCCACGACGCCGCGCTGCCCGGGGTGCTGCACAACCGGAACATCGTGAACTTCTACACCGGCGAACGCAGAACGGACGCGGGCTTCACGGCGTACCAGATGCGCTACGTCAAGTTCCTGCTGTCGATGCTCTACTTCAACGTCGTCTACGACGGGATGGCCGAGGCCGGCCCGGAGTTGACCGACGAGCGGGGACAGGTGCGTGCGTCCGTCGTCGCTCGGCTGGTGACCGAGAGCACGCGGCTCGACCGCATGGAGAACGTCCAGCGGTTGGACGCCCTCGACACGGCGTACCGGAAACTGGGCGGCGCGTACGCCAAGTTCGCCGACCACCTGGCCACGCGCCGCGAACAGCTCCTCGACGAGGCCCGCAGCGACATGGAGGACTTCGCCCTCCTGACCGAGGCATGGGGGCCGCTGGTGCACGCGGCCCGGCACACCCCCGTACACACCTCACCGGGGCGGCCGGGGTGA
- a CDS encoding type III PLP-dependent enzyme, whose product MGAAGARGPAHPRTHLTGAAGVRAATTRKSATPEPATHESEALLAALAAADGDRIVFDLTGIEDRYETLRRELPGVQVRFAMKACPVDEVLACLAAKGAGVDGASPRELEQALRAGVPLDRMHYGNTVKSDRDIADAHRLGVRDFATDSLEDVAAIAVHAPGARVFCRLTTSGEGALWGLSNKFGCSPADAVQVLEAARAQGLTPSGLSVHVGSQQMTADAWHSAVESLADVLTALGRRGMSLDHVNLGGGLPALGYLDRFGMPLDPPMDKIFAVIREGMRYLRGVHGDHLQFVMEPGRHLVADQGAIRAHVARLAERRGPDGERQHWLYLSCGKFNGLYEMDALQYRLVFPTHHDAEYVPAVVAGPTCDSDDAYLHEHGGLVHVPKDLASGDPVWVMSSGAYAISYMTQGFNGFDPLPYTSTRAGRP is encoded by the coding sequence ATGGGGGCCGCTGGTGCACGCGGCCCGGCACACCCCCGTACACACCTCACCGGGGCGGCCGGGGTGAGGGCGGCCACGACGCGCAAGTCAGCAACACCTGAGCCGGCAACACATGAGTCCGAGGCCCTGCTCGCCGCGCTGGCGGCCGCCGACGGGGACCGGATCGTCTTCGACCTGACCGGCATCGAGGACCGCTACGAGACGCTGCGGCGCGAACTGCCCGGAGTCCAGGTGCGGTTCGCGATGAAGGCCTGTCCGGTGGACGAAGTGCTCGCGTGTCTGGCGGCGAAGGGCGCCGGAGTGGACGGGGCCAGCCCGCGTGAACTGGAGCAGGCGCTGCGGGCGGGGGTGCCGCTCGACCGGATGCACTACGGCAACACCGTCAAGTCAGACCGGGACATCGCCGACGCCCATCGTCTCGGCGTCAGGGACTTCGCGACCGACAGCCTGGAGGACGTGGCGGCCATCGCCGTCCATGCCCCGGGTGCCCGGGTGTTCTGCAGGCTGACGACCAGCGGTGAAGGGGCGCTGTGGGGCCTCAGCAACAAGTTCGGCTGCTCACCCGCCGACGCCGTACAGGTGCTTGAGGCGGCACGGGCACAGGGACTGACACCGTCGGGTCTGTCCGTGCACGTCGGGTCCCAGCAGATGACGGCGGACGCTTGGCACAGCGCCGTCGAGTCCCTGGCGGACGTCCTGACCGCCCTGGGCCGGCGCGGGATGTCCCTGGACCATGTCAACCTCGGCGGCGGTCTCCCGGCCCTCGGATACCTCGACAGGTTCGGCATGCCCCTGGATCCGCCGATGGACAAGATCTTCGCCGTGATCCGCGAGGGGATGCGGTACCTGAGGGGCGTTCACGGCGACCACCTCCAGTTCGTCATGGAGCCCGGACGCCATCTGGTCGCCGACCAGGGAGCCATCCGGGCCCATGTGGCCCGGCTCGCAGAGCGGCGGGGACCGGACGGCGAGCGGCAGCACTGGCTCTATCTGAGCTGCGGCAAGTTCAACGGCCTCTACGAGATGGACGCCCTGCAGTACCGGCTCGTGTTTCCCACGCACCACGACGCCGAGTACGTTCCCGCCGTCGTGGCGGGTCCCACCTGCGACAGCGACGACGCCTACCTCCATGAACACGGCGGTCTCGTCCACGTACCCAAGGACCTGGCGTCGGGGGATCCGGTCTGGGTGATGTCCAGCGGTGCCTACGCGATCAGTTACATGACCCAGGGCTTCAACGGTTTCGATCCGCTCCCGTACACCTCGACGAGGGCGGGCCGGCCGTGA
- a CDS encoding GNAT family N-acetyltransferase, with translation MTDVVHIRHITEADWDGIVAIESRAYAGLGLSEGRAALRSRAEISPGTCFVLDVGSGPAGYLLALPYPALSYPDLERAEEAVVPPLPASASRNIHLHDIVVAEGLRGRGLGQRLLHHFTLTARSRGYERISLIAVGRSDTFWSARGYTAHPGISPGGYGANAVYMSKAVPTDLGAQPEPTGVVPRGPSVPTKRADARVPCP, from the coding sequence GTGACCGACGTCGTACACATACGCCACATCACCGAGGCCGACTGGGACGGCATCGTGGCGATCGAGTCCCGTGCGTACGCCGGACTCGGCCTGTCGGAGGGCCGCGCGGCACTTCGGTCGCGGGCGGAGATCTCGCCGGGTACGTGCTTCGTCCTGGACGTCGGGTCCGGACCGGCCGGCTACCTCCTGGCGTTGCCCTATCCGGCCCTCAGTTACCCGGACCTGGAACGGGCCGAGGAGGCGGTGGTCCCGCCGCTTCCTGCATCCGCCTCCCGCAATATCCACTTGCACGACATCGTTGTCGCGGAGGGCCTTCGCGGCAGGGGACTGGGGCAGCGCCTTCTTCACCACTTCACCCTGACGGCCCGGTCGCGCGGGTACGAACGGATCTCGCTGATCGCCGTCGGCCGCAGCGACACGTTCTGGTCGGCCCGCGGCTACACCGCACACCCGGGGATCTCGCCCGGCGGCTACGGCGCGAACGCCGTCTACATGTCCAAGGCGGTGCCGACCGACCTGGGTGCACAGCCTGAGCCGACCGGCGTGGTGCCGCGCGGCCCCTCCGTCCCGACGAAGCGAGCTGATGCGCGTGTCCCGTGTCCATGA
- a CDS encoding MFS transporter, with protein MRVSRVHDPFLRSQLAIAALFCSLGFQYATWAARIPAIKADLGLTAAEVGVLLMAAGIGAVASFPVVPVLMKRLGSARLALLSALCLTLLLLALAAAPNYPVALLVMCADGIFVGCLNVAMNAQGAALESRHERNTMARLHATFSGGSLLAALLASGMNAATSSVAAHFGVAAVILVLLTAAARPGLLAEDAPAEEKEQKIRGSWNLPSRMTLWMCCAMVFGTLTEGAMTDWSALYMKDVAKASAELAPMGIAVVSGMMVLARLFADGWRSRWGDGRVVLLGSALAAAGLAFALVSGGVVPALIGFACVGLGCAAVTPCVYVAAAKQGSDALALVAATGTAGLLAGPPFIGFVANASSLVWGLGVVAAAAVVVSLCSTRIRWTPVSS; from the coding sequence ATGCGCGTGTCCCGTGTCCATGACCCCTTCCTTCGCAGCCAGTTGGCGATCGCCGCGCTGTTCTGCTCCCTCGGCTTCCAGTACGCCACCTGGGCCGCGCGGATCCCGGCCATCAAGGCGGACCTCGGCCTGACCGCGGCCGAGGTGGGTGTGCTGCTGATGGCGGCCGGGATCGGCGCGGTGGCGTCGTTCCCCGTGGTCCCGGTGCTCATGAAGCGGCTGGGTTCGGCGCGGCTCGCGCTCCTGTCGGCCCTCTGCCTGACCCTCCTGCTCCTGGCGCTGGCCGCCGCGCCGAACTATCCGGTCGCCCTGCTGGTCATGTGCGCGGACGGCATCTTCGTGGGATGCCTGAACGTCGCCATGAACGCGCAGGGCGCGGCCCTTGAGTCGCGGCACGAACGCAACACCATGGCCAGACTGCACGCGACCTTCAGCGGTGGCTCGTTGCTCGCGGCGCTCCTCGCCTCCGGCATGAACGCGGCGACGTCGTCGGTGGCGGCGCACTTCGGAGTGGCGGCCGTGATCCTCGTCCTGCTGACCGCCGCCGCGCGCCCCGGGCTTCTCGCCGAGGACGCGCCCGCCGAGGAGAAGGAGCAGAAGATCCGCGGCAGTTGGAACCTTCCGTCCCGTATGACGCTGTGGATGTGCTGCGCCATGGTGTTCGGCACCCTGACCGAGGGTGCCATGACGGACTGGTCCGCCCTCTACATGAAGGACGTCGCCAAGGCGTCGGCGGAACTCGCGCCCATGGGCATCGCCGTGGTGTCGGGGATGATGGTGCTGGCCCGACTCTTCGCCGACGGCTGGCGCAGCCGCTGGGGTGACGGACGTGTTGTTCTCCTCGGCAGCGCGCTGGCCGCCGCCGGGCTGGCCTTCGCCCTGGTGAGCGGGGGAGTGGTCCCCGCCCTCATCGGGTTCGCCTGCGTCGGACTGGGATGCGCGGCCGTGACGCCCTGTGTCTACGTGGCCGCCGCCAAACAGGGCTCGGACGCGCTGGCTCTTGTCGCCGCCACGGGCACGGCGGGCCTGCTGGCCGGCCCGCCGTTCATCGGTTTCGTGGCGAATGCCAGCAGCCTGGTGTGGGGGCTGGGGGTGGTCGCGGCCGCGGCGGTCGTGGTGTCCCTGTGCAGCACCCGGATCCGCTGGACACCGGTCAGCAGCTGA
- a CDS encoding DUF3662 domain-containing protein — protein MTVPEEKRHRTENSAPVPEQPETASRLTGLERAMERFGASLLAQFRHKEPVELVAALRRECDDHAVVCSESLVVVPNAYGVELPESVHRELERNGGRVDQVLTDSLLRHGESRGYAWAGPLAVHVTRSPSVPNGRYRVTSSVMRHVRAESFHH, from the coding sequence GTGACCGTCCCCGAAGAGAAACGTCACAGGACCGAGAACAGCGCCCCGGTGCCCGAGCAGCCCGAGACCGCGAGCAGACTCACCGGTCTGGAACGGGCGATGGAGCGCTTCGGAGCGTCGCTGCTCGCACAGTTCCGCCACAAGGAACCGGTGGAACTGGTCGCCGCTCTGCGCAGGGAGTGCGACGACCACGCCGTCGTGTGCAGCGAGAGCCTGGTCGTCGTCCCCAACGCCTACGGCGTCGAACTGCCCGAGTCCGTTCATCGGGAACTGGAGCGGAACGGCGGTCGCGTCGACCAGGTGCTCACCGACAGCCTGCTCCGGCACGGCGAGAGCCGGGGCTACGCATGGGCCGGACCTCTCGCGGTGCATGTCACCCGGTCGCCCTCCGTGCCGAACGGCCGGTACCGGGTGACGAGCAGCGTGATGCGCCACGTACGGGCCGAATCGTTCCACCACTGA
- a CDS encoding cyclase family protein, which translates to MPEPSVLASLVSALRSGAIEVVDLTAPLSSSTPVLQLPPEFGQTAVFELDEISRYDDRGPAWYWNNFRSGEHTGTHFDAPNHWVTGKDLADVASVPVNRLVAPAAVLDFTAEAEENPDFLVEVDHVKAWEAKHGPLPDGGWLLVRTGWDTRSHAQEPFLNADENGPHTPGLSSECARWVAQESPVIGLGVETVGTDAGGAHSFDPAFPCHSYLMGSDKYGLTQLQNLAALPVTGSVVVAGPLPIVTGSGSPARVLALVERS; encoded by the coding sequence ATGCCCGAGCCGTCCGTCCTCGCCTCGCTGGTGTCCGCGCTGCGGAGCGGGGCGATCGAAGTCGTCGACCTGACAGCGCCGTTGTCGTCGTCGACGCCGGTACTCCAGTTGCCGCCCGAGTTCGGCCAGACGGCGGTGTTCGAGCTGGACGAGATCAGCAGGTACGACGACCGGGGACCGGCCTGGTACTGGAACAACTTCCGCAGCGGGGAGCACACCGGCACCCACTTCGACGCCCCGAACCACTGGGTGACCGGGAAGGACCTGGCCGACGTGGCGTCCGTACCGGTGAACCGGCTGGTCGCACCCGCCGCAGTGCTGGACTTCACCGCGGAGGCGGAGGAGAACCCGGACTTCCTCGTGGAGGTCGACCATGTGAAGGCATGGGAGGCGAAGCACGGGCCGCTGCCCGACGGCGGCTGGCTGTTGGTGCGCACCGGCTGGGACACGCGCTCGCATGCGCAGGAGCCGTTCCTGAACGCGGACGAGAACGGCCCGCACACCCCCGGCCTGTCGTCGGAATGCGCCCGTTGGGTGGCACAGGAGTCGCCGGTCATCGGCCTCGGGGTCGAGACGGTGGGCACCGACGCCGGTGGGGCGCACTCGTTCGACCCGGCCTTCCCATGTCACTCGTACCTCATGGGCAGCGACAAGTACGGGCTGACCCAGTTGCAGAACCTGGCGGCGCTGCCCGTGACCGGCTCCGTCGTCGTCGCGGGACCGCTGCCGATCGTCACGGGATCCGGGTCTCCCGCGCGGGTGCTCGCCCTGGTGGAACGTTCGTGA